In Desulfotignum phosphitoxidans DSM 13687, one DNA window encodes the following:
- a CDS encoding dihydroorotase, which translates to MLDLIIRNGKVFNPEKGFLDVEVGIKDGKIAEIGKNLSGAAEVLDASGNIVMPGVIDPHIHLGIFNDFAVECEHETRAALAGGVTTCGLFMGGDQSYLGQVGGLIDVIEAKSSVDMFMHLAIFTPDQMDEMEACYQEFGITSFKFYMAGVKGVFPNVSDGFILDGFKKIAKFGDNAIACVHCEDQSIIDRAFDEVSAQNPDGTLGDWAKTGPDIAEEEAIMRACYLAEKAGNRLYIVHISSKAGADRLAKIKKNEGAAVFGETTSAYLTVNKDGAFGLKGKMLPPLRDASDNDGLWEAVKNDTIDSLGTDNVSMTLEVKQEEKGMLGAMPGYPILQTHFPAMINEGYHKRGVDIEKIITKATVNPAKIFGLYPRKGIIAEGSDADIVILDLNLSRTVESKELFSYSDFSLFEGQDIKGWPRTVLKGGKVAYSDGKIVVEPGSGSFLKRKL; encoded by the coding sequence GCATCAGGTAATATTGTAATGCCGGGTGTCATCGATCCCCATATTCACCTGGGAATTTTCAATGATTTTGCCGTTGAATGCGAGCATGAGACCCGTGCTGCACTGGCCGGAGGGGTAACCACCTGCGGATTATTCATGGGCGGTGATCAGTCCTATCTGGGTCAGGTCGGAGGGCTGATTGATGTAATTGAGGCCAAATCCTCTGTGGATATGTTTATGCACCTGGCCATATTTACACCGGATCAGATGGATGAGATGGAAGCATGTTATCAGGAATTCGGTATTACATCGTTTAAGTTTTATATGGCAGGGGTAAAAGGTGTTTTTCCCAATGTCAGCGACGGATTTATTCTTGACGGGTTTAAAAAAATCGCAAAATTCGGTGATAACGCCATCGCATGCGTCCATTGCGAGGATCAGTCCATCATTGACCGGGCCTTTGATGAGGTCAGTGCCCAAAATCCGGATGGCACGCTCGGTGACTGGGCCAAAACAGGCCCGGACATCGCTGAGGAGGAAGCCATTATGCGGGCCTGTTATCTGGCGGAAAAAGCGGGCAACAGGCTATATATTGTTCATATTTCCTCAAAAGCCGGGGCAGATCGCCTGGCAAAAATAAAAAAGAATGAAGGCGCCGCCGTGTTTGGTGAAACCACGTCCGCCTATCTGACAGTGAACAAAGATGGTGCATTCGGACTGAAGGGAAAAATGCTGCCGCCCCTCAGAGATGCATCAGACAATGACGGGCTGTGGGAAGCAGTGAAAAATGATACCATTGATTCTCTTGGCACGGACAATGTCAGTATGACCCTGGAAGTCAAACAGGAAGAAAAAGGGATGCTGGGTGCGATGCCCGGGTATCCTATTCTTCAGACACATTTCCCCGCCATGATCAACGAGGGGTATCACAAACGGGGTGTTGACATAGAAAAAATCATCACCAAGGCAACCGTGAATCCCGCCAAAATATTCGGGCTTTATCCCCGGAAAGGCATTATCGCAGAGGGCAGCGATGCGGACATCGTTATTCTTGACCTCAATTTATCCCGAACCGTGGAAAGCAAAGAACTGTTTTCCTACAGTGATTTCTCTCTGTTCGAAGGACAAGACATCAAAGGGTGGCCCCGGACAGTCTTAAAGGGCGGTAAAGTGGCATATTCCGATGGAAAAATCGTGGTGGAACCGGGAAGCGGCTCCTTTCTGAAACGCAAGTTATAA